Proteins encoded in a region of the Isosphaeraceae bacterium EP7 genome:
- a CDS encoding ABC transporter permease, with protein MSVAPASPPSQSPAPARGFSLPKEGGLVVGILAMLAIIFLIEPNHSFFSAYSLRTVIHQIALFGGLALGAAIVIIAGGIDLSVGAVVALASVVSAKLVTEWLPGASAGPTPPSAAVVASAIALTLLMGLCVGLLHAWLINQLGLPPFIATLATMSGLRSLATLISKNKSINVSFDSYRLLGSDPWYTVPIFVCLALVASIMMNWTVLGRHLYALGGNEAAARLSGLPTKRLKAVAYIVSSMLASLAGILFTGKSGQGSSTMGVSYELYAITAAVVGGCSLAGGVGSIRGTVLGLILIQVVIKGTGLATPRDWGIDSTQIEGLVLGLVVITAVAVNQGRINWLGIPLRLVRRSPGKSG; from the coding sequence ATGAGCGTCGCCCCAGCCAGTCCGCCGTCGCAGTCCCCGGCCCCGGCCCGAGGATTCTCGCTGCCCAAAGAGGGGGGCCTGGTCGTCGGCATCCTGGCGATGCTGGCGATCATCTTCCTGATCGAGCCGAACCACTCGTTCTTCTCGGCCTACAGCCTGCGCACGGTGATCCATCAGATCGCCCTGTTCGGTGGCCTGGCCCTGGGCGCGGCCATCGTCATCATCGCCGGCGGCATCGACCTGTCCGTCGGGGCCGTGGTCGCCCTGGCGTCGGTGGTCTCGGCCAAGCTGGTCACCGAGTGGCTGCCCGGGGCGAGCGCCGGGCCGACCCCTCCCTCCGCGGCGGTCGTCGCATCGGCCATTGCACTGACGTTGCTGATGGGCCTCTGCGTCGGCCTGCTGCACGCCTGGCTGATCAACCAGCTGGGCCTGCCGCCATTCATCGCCACCCTGGCGACGATGTCTGGCCTGCGGAGCCTGGCCACCCTGATCAGCAAGAACAAGTCGATCAACGTCTCGTTCGACTCGTATCGTCTGCTCGGCAGCGATCCCTGGTACACGGTCCCGATCTTCGTCTGCCTGGCCCTGGTGGCGTCGATCATGATGAACTGGACCGTTCTGGGGCGGCATCTGTACGCGCTCGGGGGCAACGAGGCGGCGGCCCGCCTGAGCGGCCTGCCCACGAAGCGCCTCAAGGCGGTGGCCTACATCGTCTCCAGCATGCTCGCGTCGCTCGCCGGCATTCTGTTCACGGGCAAGAGCGGCCAGGGTTCCAGTACGATGGGCGTCTCGTACGAACTGTACGCAATCACCGCGGCCGTCGTCGGCGGTTGCAGCCTGGCCGGCGGAGTCGGCTCAATCCGGGGCACCGTCCTCGGCCTGATCCTGATCCAGGTCGTCATCAAGGGGACCGGCCTGGCCACCCCGCGTGACTGGGGCATCGACTCGACCCAGATCGAGGGCCTCGTCCTGGGTCTGGTCGTCATCACGGCCGTCGCCGTCAACCAAGGACGGATCAACTGGCTCGGCATCCCGCTCCGGCTCGTTCGTCGAAGCCCGGGCAAGTCCGGCTGA
- the rplM gene encoding 50S ribosomal protein L13, with protein sequence MNCYQAKANELTPQWYVIDATDQVVGRLAAQIAPILMGKHRPTYTAHIDTGDYIVVTNVEKVVFTGNKWRQKSYQRYSGHPGGQKEEEAWKLLQRRPERVLELAIQRMMPKSKMGRHMMSKLKLYVGTGHPHQAQAPQPLDAKSGRPSSSGGIFTPKVEKAPRPHRVKASADATAIVPTVTPVAETPETTAAE encoded by the coding sequence ATGAATTGCTATCAGGCGAAGGCGAACGAGCTGACCCCGCAGTGGTACGTGATCGACGCGACCGACCAGGTCGTGGGCCGGCTCGCCGCGCAGATCGCGCCGATCCTGATGGGCAAGCACCGGCCGACGTACACCGCCCACATCGACACCGGCGACTATATCGTCGTCACCAACGTCGAGAAGGTTGTCTTCACCGGCAACAAGTGGCGGCAGAAGTCGTACCAGCGCTACTCCGGCCACCCCGGCGGTCAGAAGGAAGAGGAAGCCTGGAAGCTGCTCCAGCGCCGCCCCGAGCGGGTCCTGGAACTTGCCATCCAGCGCATGATGCCCAAGAGCAAGATGGGTCGACACATGATGTCGAAGCTCAAGCTCTATGTTGGCACCGGTCACCCGCATCAGGCGCAAGCCCCGCAGCCGCTCGACGCCAAGTCGGGCCGCCCCTCCTCCTCGGGCGGGATCTTTACCCCCAAGGTTGAGAAGGCCCCACGCCCGCACCGCGTCAAGGCCTCTGCTGACGCCACGGCCATCGTCCCCACCGTGACTCCCGTCGCCGAGACGCCCGAGACCACGGCCGCCGAATGA
- the gltX gene encoding glutamate--tRNA ligase, giving the protein MTVRTRFAPSPTGFLHIGGVRTALFNWLLARHHGGQFILRIDDTDQQRHVEDAVRLILEGFRWMGMDWDEGPEVGGPHGPYFQSQRKHLYTAAANALVASGHAYRDYSTEPERAAEKARVEARKEAYRFRGADPDPALVAQYEAEGRPYALRFRVPLDQKVVVHDLIKGDVEQKTDEMGDFVIIRPDGSPLYNFASVVDDANLEITHVVRAEEHLANTFSQLLVFEALGYPLPAFAHVPYVAAPGSRKKLSKRDGAVGLDEYIGKGYLPAALMNYLARLGWSLDGTQEIFSRAELIEKFTLDRVNSSPASHDSDKLFWLQGEYMKELTVDQKVDGSLPFLIAEGLVTDPPTEAQLARVQAVVLALGDRLKVFSDIVKLGSYFFKDELTYDPDAVKKRLKKEGVVPILGQLNELLATVELFDLPTLEAAVHTFAETNGLHMGLVVNALRVATTGQGVGPGLYDCLAILGRDASRDRIRKTIEMLTNAG; this is encoded by the coding sequence ATGACTGTGCGCACAAGGTTCGCCCCCAGCCCCACCGGTTTCCTCCACATCGGCGGGGTGCGGACGGCCCTGTTTAACTGGCTGCTGGCCCGCCACCACGGTGGCCAGTTTATTCTGCGCATCGACGACACCGACCAGCAGCGTCACGTCGAGGACGCCGTCCGCCTGATCCTCGAAGGCTTCCGATGGATGGGCATGGACTGGGATGAGGGCCCCGAGGTCGGCGGACCCCACGGGCCCTATTTCCAGTCGCAGCGCAAACATCTCTACACGGCGGCCGCCAACGCGCTCGTCGCCTCCGGCCACGCCTACCGCGACTACTCGACGGAACCCGAGCGCGCCGCCGAGAAGGCGCGCGTCGAGGCCCGGAAGGAAGCCTATCGATTCCGGGGTGCCGACCCTGACCCGGCGCTGGTCGCCCAGTATGAGGCCGAAGGGCGGCCCTACGCCCTCCGCTTCCGGGTCCCGCTGGACCAGAAAGTCGTCGTCCACGACCTGATCAAGGGGGACGTTGAGCAGAAGACCGACGAGATGGGCGATTTCGTCATCATCCGTCCCGACGGCTCTCCCCTGTACAACTTCGCCAGCGTAGTCGACGACGCCAACCTCGAAATCACGCACGTCGTCCGGGCCGAGGAGCATCTGGCCAACACCTTCTCCCAGCTCCTCGTCTTCGAGGCCCTGGGATACCCGCTCCCTGCCTTCGCGCACGTCCCCTATGTGGCCGCGCCGGGATCGCGGAAGAAGCTCTCCAAGCGTGACGGCGCGGTGGGCCTGGACGAGTATATCGGCAAGGGATATCTCCCCGCGGCCCTGATGAACTACCTGGCACGGCTGGGCTGGAGCCTGGACGGGACTCAGGAGATCTTCAGCCGCGCCGAGCTGATCGAGAAGTTCACCCTCGACCGCGTGAACAGCTCCCCCGCCAGCCACGACTCCGACAAGCTCTTCTGGCTCCAGGGCGAGTACATGAAGGAGCTTACCGTCGACCAAAAAGTCGACGGCTCCCTGCCGTTCCTCATCGCCGAAGGCCTCGTCACCGATCCGCCAACCGAGGCCCAGCTTGCCCGCGTTCAGGCCGTTGTCCTGGCGCTCGGCGACCGCCTGAAGGTCTTTTCAGACATCGTCAAGCTGGGCAGCTACTTCTTCAAGGATGAGCTGACCTACGACCCGGACGCGGTGAAGAAGCGCCTGAAGAAGGAGGGGGTCGTGCCCATCCTCGGCCAGCTGAATGAGCTGTTGGCGACCGTCGAGCTCTTCGACCTTCCCACGCTGGAAGCCGCCGTGCACACCTTCGCCGAGACCAACGGCCTGCATATGGGCCTGGTCGTCAATGCCCTCAGGGTGGCGACGACCGGTCAAGGGGTCGGCCCCGGCCTTTACGACTGCCTGGCCATTCTGGGCCGGGACGCGAGTCGCGACCGGATCCGCAAGACGATCGAGATGCTGACCAACGCAGGCTGA
- the recA gene encoding recombinase RecA: MAKRQSTEVKTTAAITAEAKALNNTISQIEKTFGAGAIMKLGSNSTLEVDGISTGALSLDLSLGGKGLPRGRIIEIFGPESSGKTTIALHAVGNAQKLGGIAAFIDAEHALDPAWCKKLGVDIESLLVSQPGSAEEALQIAEELITCNALDIIVIDSVAALVPRAELEGEIGDNFVGLQARLMSQALRKLTGKVSKSKCVLIFINQIREKIGVMFGSPETTPGGRALKFYSSCRIDVRRIGPVKDGEEITGSRVKVKIVKNKVAPPFRVCEFDMMYNGGISREGDLLDLALADKLIEKSGSWFNYGDRRLGQGRENVKNVLRDDPALADELANKILAIRGAGAKANGVIPVADDDDEGDLDE; encoded by the coding sequence GTGGCCAAGAGACAGTCGACCGAGGTGAAGACGACCGCGGCGATCACTGCCGAGGCGAAGGCGCTTAATAACACGATCAGCCAGATCGAGAAGACGTTCGGCGCCGGCGCGATCATGAAGCTGGGCTCGAACAGCACCCTCGAGGTCGATGGCATCAGCACCGGTGCCCTCTCGCTCGACCTGTCGCTGGGCGGAAAGGGCCTGCCGCGCGGCCGGATCATCGAGATCTTCGGCCCCGAGTCCAGCGGCAAGACGACCATCGCGCTGCACGCCGTGGGTAACGCCCAGAAGCTGGGAGGGATCGCCGCGTTCATCGACGCCGAGCATGCCCTCGACCCCGCCTGGTGCAAGAAGCTGGGCGTCGACATCGAGTCGCTACTGGTCAGCCAGCCCGGCAGCGCCGAGGAGGCGCTCCAGATCGCCGAGGAGCTGATCACCTGCAACGCCCTCGACATCATCGTCATCGACAGCGTCGCGGCGCTCGTCCCCAGGGCTGAGCTCGAAGGGGAAATCGGCGATAACTTCGTCGGCCTGCAAGCCAGGCTGATGAGCCAGGCCCTGCGCAAGCTGACGGGTAAAGTCTCCAAGTCGAAGTGCGTCCTGATCTTCATCAATCAGATCCGCGAGAAGATCGGCGTGATGTTCGGCAGCCCCGAGACGACCCCGGGCGGTCGCGCCCTCAAGTTCTATAGCAGCTGCCGGATCGACGTCCGGCGTATCGGACCGGTGAAGGACGGCGAGGAGATCACCGGCAGCCGCGTGAAGGTCAAGATCGTCAAGAACAAGGTCGCCCCGCCGTTCCGCGTCTGCGAATTTGATATGATGTACAATGGCGGGATCTCCCGCGAAGGGGACCTGCTCGACCTGGCCCTCGCTGACAAGCTCATCGAGAAGTCGGGCTCGTGGTTCAACTACGGCGATCGACGCCTGGGGCAGGGGCGTGAGAACGTCAAGAACGTTCTCCGCGACGACCCCGCACTGGCCGACGAGCTGGCGAACAAGATCCTCGCCATCCGCGGTGCCGGTGCCAAGGCCAACGGGGTGATCCCCGTGGCAGATGACGACGACGAAGGCGACCTCGACGAGTGA
- a CDS encoding substrate-binding domain-containing protein, whose product MAGTSTLSDRRRPGHAWPAAWFGSLLALGLAGCGGGEPAAPPAGGTAPGGAVSTTAATAKPRFLFITNSNADWWTAVEKGMTDGGEAFGCQVEMRRNEKEVPGQIRLLEDAISLPDVKGVAVSVYEASAPGIADAMRELQKQGKLVIAIDSDIAPAAADARAAYIGTNNREAGRAAGHAAATIRPQGGKVCVFVGTSSAANAIERREGFFEGAGDKFIQTEIFDDGSDKARAASNVQTALSKYDDVGVLLGLWSYNAPRIAEEASASPEMRKKLNVVTFDLDELAVGHLEGGRIDATICQNPYEIGYQGVKLLKALADKDDAAVKAVLPDGKSRDTGVRVIVPSKDSPVKGENVITIEEMKTWMSGKGLKSS is encoded by the coding sequence GTGGCGGGAACCAGCACGCTCTCTGATCGTCGGCGGCCCGGGCACGCATGGCCCGCGGCCTGGTTCGGGTCCCTGCTGGCCCTGGGCCTGGCCGGTTGCGGAGGCGGCGAACCGGCTGCGCCTCCCGCGGGCGGGACTGCCCCGGGCGGGGCTGTCTCGACGACGGCGGCCACTGCGAAGCCGAGGTTCCTGTTCATCACGAATAGCAACGCGGATTGGTGGACGGCTGTTGAGAAGGGGATGACCGACGGCGGCGAGGCCTTCGGCTGCCAGGTTGAGATGAGGCGCAACGAGAAGGAAGTTCCCGGCCAGATCAGGCTCCTGGAAGACGCGATCAGCCTACCCGACGTCAAGGGCGTGGCCGTCTCGGTCTATGAGGCCAGCGCCCCGGGAATCGCCGACGCCATGCGTGAATTGCAGAAGCAAGGGAAGCTGGTCATCGCCATCGACTCGGACATTGCCCCTGCCGCCGCCGATGCGCGGGCGGCCTATATCGGAACGAACAACCGCGAGGCGGGGCGTGCCGCGGGCCACGCGGCGGCCACGATCCGGCCGCAGGGAGGGAAGGTCTGCGTCTTCGTCGGCACCTCGTCGGCGGCCAACGCGATCGAACGCCGCGAGGGATTCTTCGAAGGGGCCGGCGACAAGTTCATTCAGACCGAGATCTTCGACGACGGCTCGGACAAGGCCCGAGCCGCCTCGAACGTGCAGACGGCCCTGAGCAAGTATGACGACGTTGGCGTTTTGCTCGGCCTCTGGTCGTACAACGCTCCCAGGATCGCCGAGGAGGCGAGCGCCTCGCCCGAGATGCGCAAGAAGCTGAACGTCGTGACCTTCGACCTCGATGAGCTGGCCGTCGGCCACCTCGAAGGGGGCCGGATCGACGCCACGATCTGCCAGAATCCTTACGAGATCGGCTATCAGGGGGTCAAGCTCCTGAAGGCCCTGGCGGACAAGGACGACGCGGCGGTCAAAGCCGTGCTGCCCGACGGCAAGTCCCGAGACACCGGGGTCCGAGTGATCGTGCCGTCGAAAGACTCGCCGGTGAAGGGCGAGAATGTGATCACGATTGAAGAGATGAAAACGTGGATGTCCGGGAAGGGCCTGAAGTCGTCATGA
- the thpR gene encoding RNA 2',3'-cyclic phosphodiesterase, whose product MAETTRTFIAVPLTVDRLTKKLQRLQSLVAPELPGVRWTAPDQFHLTLAFLGDVAHSDLREVCKAVTETTVAHSKFSLILGTLGCFPSPENPRTIWIGLSGPAIDQLNDLQQDIARSVRSLGYPPDSKFSPHITLGRARSGRKTDSVQAEIGPLLAHYRTWAAGLMPIAEVVTYSSSMAPEGPVYAVLAKGTLATT is encoded by the coding sequence ATGGCCGAGACCACACGAACCTTCATTGCAGTCCCGCTCACCGTCGACCGCCTGACCAAGAAGCTCCAGCGCCTCCAGTCGCTCGTCGCGCCCGAGCTACCGGGCGTGCGCTGGACCGCCCCCGATCAATTCCACCTGACCCTCGCCTTCCTCGGCGACGTGGCCCATTCCGACCTCCGCGAGGTCTGCAAGGCCGTCACCGAGACGACCGTCGCCCATTCAAAGTTTTCCCTGATCCTGGGCACGCTCGGCTGCTTCCCCAGCCCCGAGAACCCGCGGACCATCTGGATCGGCCTGTCCGGCCCTGCCATCGATCAGCTCAACGACCTCCAGCAGGACATCGCCAGATCCGTCCGTTCGCTGGGCTACCCCCCCGATTCCAAGTTTTCCCCCCATATTACCTTGGGGCGCGCTCGCAGCGGCCGAAAGACTGACTCGGTCCAGGCCGAGATCGGTCCCTTGCTTGCTCACTATCGAACCTGGGCCGCCGGCCTGATGCCCATCGCCGAAGTCGTCACCTACAGCTCCTCCATGGCCCCCGAAGGCCCAGTCTACGCGGTCCTTGCCAAGGGAACCCTGGCAACGACCTGA
- a CDS encoding PfkB family carbohydrate kinase: MALLVVGSIALDSVQTPHGIVEHALGGSATYFSYAASYFTPVRLVGVVGEDFPPQHRTLLEERGIDTSGLVVEKGGETFRWRGKYEGDMNVAETLEVHLNVLGTFNPDLPASFIDSPFVFLANGSPAMQLNVLRQSKSRKLVVADTMNFWIETQRDDLYALLKEVDGLVLNDGEARMLTEEVNLVRAGRKVLDLGPRFVIIKKGEHGAMFLSKDESYVMPAFPLADVVDPTGAGDSFAGGFMGYLASTGRTDAEALKTAMAYGSVVASLNVEDFSLRRFQRTERVDIDNRLADYRQMMAF, translated from the coding sequence ATGGCGCTGCTGGTCGTCGGCTCGATCGCCCTGGATTCGGTTCAGACCCCGCACGGAATCGTGGAGCATGCCCTGGGCGGCTCGGCCACCTATTTCTCGTACGCGGCCAGCTACTTCACCCCAGTCCGCCTCGTCGGCGTGGTCGGCGAGGACTTCCCCCCTCAGCACCGCACCTTGCTCGAAGAACGGGGCATCGACACCAGCGGCCTCGTCGTCGAGAAGGGGGGCGAGACCTTCCGCTGGCGAGGCAAATATGAGGGGGACATGAACGTCGCCGAGACGCTCGAAGTCCATCTCAACGTCCTGGGCACCTTCAACCCGGACCTGCCAGCCTCCTTCATCGACTCCCCGTTCGTCTTCCTGGCCAACGGCAGCCCGGCCATGCAGCTCAACGTCCTGAGGCAATCGAAGAGCCGCAAGCTCGTCGTCGCCGACACGATGAACTTCTGGATCGAGACTCAGCGCGACGACCTTTACGCCCTGCTCAAGGAAGTCGACGGCCTGGTCCTCAACGACGGCGAGGCCCGGATGCTGACCGAAGAGGTCAACCTCGTCCGCGCCGGCCGGAAGGTCCTCGACCTCGGCCCGCGATTCGTCATCATCAAGAAGGGCGAGCACGGGGCGATGTTCCTGAGCAAGGACGAGTCCTACGTCATGCCCGCCTTCCCCCTGGCCGACGTCGTGGACCCCACCGGCGCAGGCGACAGCTTCGCCGGCGGTTTCATGGGTTATCTCGCCTCCACCGGTCGCACCGACGCCGAGGCACTGAAGACCGCCATGGCCTACGGCAGCGTCGTCGCCAGCCTCAACGTCGAAGACTTCAGCCTTCGCCGCTTCCAACGCACCGAGCGTGTCGACATCGACAACCGCCTGGCCGATTATCGCCAGATGATGGCCTTCTGA
- a CDS encoding HD domain-containing protein: MRWCDRVYGEVSVDEPGILRIIECPTFERLKGIRQAGPSAFAYPFKTVTRHEHSLGVYVLLRRLGADLIEQVAGLLHDISHTAFSHAVDFVFASEEQDHHERLKPEFLHRPDLERAIRGLGFEPEMFHDDSIYPLLERPLPMLCADRLDYFLRDGVACGVVDRSAAQRILKATTVVDRTIAFDDPAVAREAALLFSVMNRDLWASPTESYIYNEFADALREGFRLGALSRDDLLGDDNYVLGLLHAARSSKIDRTLDRISKFQPEVLDTFVPRVLPKTRWLDPPVAVKGRLVPLSQLI; the protein is encoded by the coding sequence ATGCGTTGGTGCGACCGGGTTTACGGCGAGGTATCGGTCGACGAACCGGGAATTCTCCGGATCATTGAGTGTCCAACATTCGAACGTCTGAAAGGGATCCGCCAGGCGGGTCCTTCGGCGTTCGCCTACCCGTTCAAGACGGTGACCCGGCACGAGCACAGCCTGGGCGTCTACGTCTTGCTGCGTCGTTTAGGGGCCGACCTGATCGAGCAGGTGGCCGGCCTTCTGCACGATATCTCGCACACGGCGTTCTCGCACGCGGTCGACTTCGTCTTCGCCTCGGAGGAGCAGGACCATCACGAGCGGCTGAAGCCGGAGTTCCTCCACCGGCCCGACCTGGAACGGGCAATCCGGGGCCTCGGCTTCGAACCCGAGATGTTCCACGACGACTCGATCTACCCGCTGCTGGAACGCCCCTTGCCCATGCTTTGTGCCGATCGGCTCGACTATTTCCTGCGGGACGGGGTCGCCTGCGGGGTGGTCGATCGGTCGGCCGCTCAGCGGATTCTGAAGGCGACGACGGTCGTGGATAGGACAATCGCGTTCGATGACCCGGCGGTGGCCAGGGAGGCTGCGCTGCTGTTCTCGGTGATGAACCGGGACCTGTGGGCGAGCCCCACCGAATCTTACATCTACAACGAGTTCGCGGACGCGCTGCGAGAGGGATTTCGCCTGGGTGCCCTGTCGAGGGACGATTTGCTGGGCGACGATAATTACGTGCTCGGCCTGCTCCACGCGGCGCGAAGCTCGAAGATCGATCGGACCCTCGACCGGATCTCGAAGTTCCAGCCCGAGGTCCTCGACACGTTCGTGCCCAGGGTCTTGCCCAAGACTCGGTGGCTCGACCCGCCCGTAGCCGTCAAGGGGCGGCTCGTACCGCTGTCGCAGCTGATTTAG
- the rpsI gene encoding 30S ribosomal protein S9 yields the protein MPTATNPYIWGTGRRKTAVARVRIKEGTGVYQVNGLEVDAYFPVITQQVNARAPLAVTEMGGRIDVFVNVRGSGKHSQAGAVLLGLSRALKDFRPDVEPVLREHEFLTRDARKVERKKYGHKKARKSFQFSKR from the coding sequence ATGCCGACGGCCACCAATCCGTACATCTGGGGCACCGGGCGCCGCAAGACCGCCGTCGCCCGCGTCCGCATCAAGGAAGGGACCGGCGTCTACCAGGTCAATGGCCTGGAAGTCGACGCCTACTTCCCCGTCATCACCCAGCAGGTCAACGCCCGCGCCCCCCTGGCCGTCACCGAGATGGGCGGACGCATCGACGTCTTCGTCAATGTCCGTGGTAGCGGCAAGCACAGCCAGGCGGGCGCCGTCCTCCTCGGCCTCTCCCGCGCCCTGAAGGACTTCCGGCCCGACGTCGAGCCCGTCCTGCGCGAACACGAGTTCCTCACTCGTGACGCCCGCAAGGTCGAGCGTAAAAAGTACGGCCACAAGAAGGCACGCAAGAGCTTCCAGTTCTCCAAGCGTTGA